TCTGAGTCGACAAAATTTAACGAAGTTCCTCTTTTGTGCACTCTAAGTGGAAAACTTTTGACAAAGTTCCTCTTTGGTGCCTTCTCAAATTTATTGAAGTGTCTCTTTGGGTCCTCTAGGtggacaaaatttaacaaaagtgCCTCATTTGTGCCCTCTGGCTAGCCAAATTTAGAGAGGGGGTAATATACCTTTCTGattattaaaacataaatataaagtcacaatgttgggtgtccatacttcacgtatgcaaattttcaaaccgcaagataaacatatgtggcagaaatcttggaattagagtgtaaactgatgaaaacggttcgtttggaatctctccgagatcttcctgagacgagatttcgatggagcgaactgatgaagtcatcgcaataggatctcctgattGGTTCGTCcatgctgccggcaaagcggaacagacctcccccccacaaggccttttagccatttagccatttagtaacacagtaactaaacacttaccaaacagataggTCCTTCtctatccttcactgctgctggttttcttccccctctctcttcaaactatcagggtcagactccacgtctaacacgtacggatgtatatcaaaatttgccatattttactcagtcggaccagttcattcaaagtttacaagtactagcatagcaacatagccacattggagggggcaggcacaaaacattgaatCCTGCCActggccagcctccggaaaatcggccaatcagagaaaagcaggtccgtggagggggggtgttaaagagaccgCGGCGAAAACAAAGcgtttcagatggaggttaaaataagggtttttcaggatgccagtgtgagaaacttgaggagttttttgagctgtaaaccatgtgaagctactacatgggtatcagagagatggtgtaaagccttgaaaaaaggcataatacccccactttaagaaAGTGCCTCTTTTGTGCCTTCTGGCTGGACAAAATTCAACATAGTTCCTCTTTAGTGCCTTTTTAAATGGACAGAATTTATTGAAGTGCATTCTGAATTGCACTCTACCTAGTCTAAATTTGACAGAGGGCCCTCAAGGGTGCTTTTTAAAGGGACGTTACATGATAAATTGCCCTTCATGTTACCCTTCCACTGGACAAGAGGTGATGTCCTCCTGGTTAAATCCAGGCAGGTTGTCCTCTCACTGGATGAAACACATGTCCAACTGTGGATAAAATCCAGTCAAGTGCTGTAATTTCCTTAGTTCTTCAAGTTCTTGGTATTTCCAATATGGTGACCACCATCGATGGGGATCAAAACTTTGCTTTAGAGGATGACAGTACTGAGACATGGTCCATGTTTTGTGCAGTCTCTGATTTGATTGCTGGAACATCAGAAAACACAGATTTTGCATGAGAAAAGCAAATCAACAATGCCAGATATAGCAGGCAAAGCCTCTTACAGGTatgtaaaaaaagtaaaatgtatgtATGCACAACACTCATGAAATAAAACCTGACTCtataagtgaaataaaatcatatttcttCTTATAGCTAAACATGAAAACTATGCTTCCATACATTTCCACTGTAACACTCAAATGTTTATTGTATGTCCTCTCTTCCAGCCAGGTTTTACACTCCACTGGCTATATAATAATTTTTACTATTTCTGACTTTATATGAATGAGGAAGTTGGATTTTACAAGACAGCTCTGGAAGTTTCAAGAACCACCCACACAAGCTGGGTACAAAACAGCTAAATTTAATAACATTTGGAAACCTAGAAGGCTCCTGCCAAAGAAAGGCtttcctctgcagctctgtgtgttttatgGTTGATGTTGCCACAGTGGGATGCAGAGCGACTCCGTGGAGGTCTGAGCATGGACAGAGCATGTGGAAATGTGGGGAAATTTGCTTGTGTTAGTTTCTGTTTCTGGAGTAGTGGAGGTGCAAGTGTCGGTGAAGGTGAAGCCTGTGATTTGGACTTTGCTTCATGACCACATGCAGCTTGTTTTCTGTAAAGCTTGACTGAATGTTCTGTGTCTAGAAATGTGTTCCAGTTATTTTGATGTGTGGCACATTTCCTGTCCAGctgaccatttttttccttaaactaAATCTTCCATATGTGGTTTTAGGTCCGtgtgtttctttaaaatctttatcTCTTCCAGAAGACAAACCAAGCTCTGTTAGGGTTATACTTCTTATAAGTCAAACATTATGAAAGAAGGAATGAAAACAGCTTTAGTATATTGGTTCAACATTCATTTTTCCAAATTGTACtttcctaaatatttcactgtCAATTACCCACGAGACTTTTCTTCCATAATAGTAACAGATCTTTCCTTTCTGCAGCTGGGAGTCTAAAGAGAACTCTCTTTTGGTAATGAATAATTTGTTtgacatttcaagaaataaactTATTCAGTGTAATGTAGAGAGTTATGGAGACTGAAAGCCACGTTATATCAGAAGGACCAATATAAAGCTTCAGCCACAAAAAAGGCAGTTTGTTTTATCATACAGAAAGGTAGGTAAGCAGGCAGGAAATAATCGGCCAGTTGTCTGTATTTGCACTTAATGGCATGATGAATTAATAAAGATGTCAGCAGATAtgaatgtttctgctgtttacagctgatgtatcATCCTTGAATATCAGCAGAATATACAAATGCACTGTAATATTTCACCTATGATTCCCTCAGCTTTAGTATGTTCctagaaaaaaaatagactgaaaacagacttctacaaagtaatgtcaattaaacaaaaatatgtaatgctTGGACTGAGGTCTAGGCtgtgactcggccactccagaacattcaccttgttgtctttaaaccagtggttctcaactggtgggctgagacccaaaggtgggtcacggagcagttttcagtggatCCAAAAAAGTGGTGGCacaagtcctgaagtccttaatGGGCATGCATCGAAACCTTTTAATTtcccctgttttactgtgaaattgggccaatttaaatgtttgagcaatatttcaactaatttatctcctcttatTGCAATGAAAGGCTACTTTGCCCATGATAaagaagtaatttcacaagttctctggaaaactggcaaaaatttacacataatgatgggggaAGAGGGTATGAAATTTGTCAGTtctgtcccttttcttttttatatcaggtgttttagTTGATTCATGCTCCATGCTGCagcatattcaattaactaaacatgtgttgttgaaaattttttggAATCCTGGGTCACGATCTGccgtaagacagactggtgggtcctgaggcaggaccagttgggaaccactgatttaaaccctctctgtgttgcttttgctgtatgcttcaggccCTTGTCTTGCTGGAACATAAATCTTCTACTCAGCCATAGTTCTTTtgctgactgaataagattgtccttcaggattttcctatattttgtcacattcattttaccctctatcattacaagccttccagagccggctgctgagaagcatccccacagcatgacgctgccaccaccgtgcttcaaagtagggatggtgtgtttgtgatgactTGCTGTGTTTGGTGTCGACCTGACATAACTCctctctgatggccaaaaagaacCATTTTGCTCTTAACTTTCCTCTTGACCGTGGAGTCTTCCAcataccttttggtgaactctagtcaacatttaatatgttttcttcaacagtggctttctctttaccactctcAAAAAGCTTTGCCTGGTGAAGAACCAAGGCAACAGTTTTGGATGtggagtctctcccatctcagctgctgaagctggtaaCTCCTCTggagtagtcatgggtgtctcagtggcctctcttactagtcACCAgagaggatggcctgatctaggcagatttacacatgtgccatatttcttctgtttcttgatgatggatttaactgaaccctGGGATGTTTagtgttttggatttttttgtatccatcccctgacttaagcttttcaataaccttttctctgagatggTTGGagggttcttttgtcttcatgatgcaatggtagccaggaatactgattaaccagtgactggaccttccaggcacagctgtctttatactacagtgacctgagacacattcactgcactcaggtgatccccatttcattaattgtgagactactagcttCAGTGACTGAACCTCTGTTCatttaggtcagtcactttaaagggagtgaatatttatgcaatcacttattgtatgttacattttttttatttaattgacattgctttgtagaaatctgttttcactttgacatcaaagatgtatttctgttgtttttttgtcaaaaaagccaaattatattgaccaataaaagggtaaaacatcataGACACTATAGGATGTAATGGTGGCCAGctgttaaaactgtcaaaatccTGGGTCCTTTTCAGTGCTTTATCATACTTTAGCATTAAAATGACATCTCAGTTGTTTAAATGATCAGTAGAATCAAATAATCAAATCTTCAGTCTTATTTTCAATGCTAGcagtgaaagagagagggagccATGTTTATATTTGTGCAGTGTCAGCAGTCAGCAGGAGTTTAACTGCATTTTTGGGGCaattagaagcaaaaaaatcaccaaatatTAGATGCCttcttgtatttttattcattcGATTGAAACAATCACATCAAAGTTGAAAATCCTGGTGTTTTACCAGCCCTGCTAGCTCATGCTGCACAATTAAAGCTTCTTTTAGTGCTATTGAGGTGATAAATAAAAAGCTGTGTCCTCATCTGGACAGATTGATGGACTTAAACCAGTTCCTCTCTCTGGTGGTTTGACCTCTAGAGGTGACCGACCTGTTGCTTTAACTGTCGGAGCGAACAGCTGGGATGCAGCTTCCCAGCAGAGGAGCCCGTGGAGTCCCCAGTCAAAGGACGTCTCCCCGTGGCGAGGCTGGTGGTAGAAGTGGGCTGATTCCCCCAGAATCCCAGACACATTCCAGAGGAAATGAACGCCGGTTTCGCCTGTGGGGGCGTGAAGAGCCTCCCTGCCACAGTGTCTGTCTCCTCTGGGCTGTCTTTGATCCGCCTGTTTACTGAAGACCCCCCTCTAGGTCACTTCCTGTCCCCTAGGGCCCTCGTCGGTGTCTCCCCGTGCACCTCTAACCGCAGACTCTGTCAATGACCACCCACTCCACCCCTGCTGAATTTCTTCCTCCCTCACTCAGTCTCTTTCGTAATGCCTACCTTGTTCTTCCTCTTGCCCTAAATTAAACTTCACCccaaattttcatattttccacGTCTCTCCACTTCTAATTCGGCCCTATCCTGAGAGATTACACTAATCAAGTCCAGCATTATTACATGCCTACAAGATACACGGGCACATCTCTTATAGTGTCTGCCATAATTTTATTGGTTTCCTCTCTGATCCCTTTTATATATGATGTCTGTGGTTTCAGGCTATTCTGGTCTGGTAATAAAGGACGGATCCTTCGAGGAGACAATGATGCTAACCTTTGTCCTACctgatctgtttttctttttcagttgtGCAAAAAGTCGACACTGTGTCCGAAGGTATTGCAAACTATGGGGGAAAGATCATCGCTGTTGAGACTGACCTAAAAAAGCTTGGTAAGTTCCTCATGTCTGGGTTTAGTTCAAGTAAAAAGCTAAAACAAGACGCTGAAACATTCTTGTAATCTTTTGCACAAATCTCTGCCTTTAGATGATCAAACGGGAGAGAAGTCAGAGAACACCACCACAGAGATCCAGGCTTTCAAGAACAACATCTGGAGCCTTCAGAGGCAGCTGTCTGCGGTGGAGGAACGCATCCACAGCGATCAAGTTAAGCTGAGTCAGCTGCAGAACATCGactcagacatccagagcagcCAGGGCTCCATTCAAGGGCTGCTGGATGGCAACACAGCCACCTTACACTCAGTGAACAGCACCCTGCACTCTTATGGCAGCATCATCGAGGGTCTTCAGGAAGACACAGCCAGGCTGCAGAGAGAGCTCCAGCAGCAGGTGAAACTCCAGGACCAGGCTCTCCTAAGCATCAGCAGTTTAAACTTCACACAGGCCCAGCAGAGAGTCCTCATCGCCGTCCTGCAGCACTCGGTGGATGACACCAGCCAGGCCATACAGAAAATGCGCAATGACTTTCAGAGCATCGAGCAGACAGCCAGACAAGCTCAAGCTGATGCTGACTGGCTGCGTAGTAAAGTGGAAAATCTTCAGGTAATGGCTAGTAACGTATCAGCACTCGCAAAGGCCAACAATGACAGCCTGGACGAGGTTGGGTCACAGCTGGCTTTTATGACCAACCAGCTCCAGAACACCAGCAGCCTGGCTGACGCTCACGACCAAACCCTGAGAGAGATTTTAGACCAGCAGAGAGACTTTACTAATCTCACATCCACCAAGTTTGAGCGGCTGGAGGTGCGGCTTGACGAGACCGAGCAGAGTATCGACCGTGTGACGGGTAACATCAGTTTCACCACACAGCTCCTGGGCGCCATCAACCTTAACCTGAACGGGTTACGGACCTGTTCTGAGACGGTGGGGCACCACTCGGACATCCTGCTGAGCCTTAACAACAGCATGACAGATGCCAGGATGGACGCAACCACTCTGAGGTCCCAGCAGGAGGAGCTGGCCGCACGTTTGGACAAGGAGGTCACAAACCTCTCTATCGTCATGGAggagatgaagctggtggacaCCAAGCACTCCCAGCTAATAACCAACTTCACCATCTTACAGGGTGAGAGACGTGAGGCTGCAGGAGTGTTGCTGAGCAAATATTCTGTTAATTACATATCAGCAATACACATGTAAACCTTTTACAGACATATGACTACCATGATGTGATTCACCACAGTGGATGGCAGAAGTGTTGCCGATGACATTTGGCTACTGTGCATTTTAGTCAACAGTGTATTTGGGAGCCATAGAAGTAAGAGAAAGTTATATGACAGAATTAGTGTACTTGGCATAAATGTCAGTGACTGTCCAATGAGCTGAGTCAGTTCTAAGATGCTCTCAAACAGAGAAACTTGCAACGAGTGGGCAGAAAGAGGTATTCATGAGTATTCTCTGTtgaatattctgtttttaattacatAAATTGATTTGCAGGCTTCTAATAATAacattttatgcttttaaactttccatgtacaaaatgtgcactacactgATTACAATGGAATAAGTGgacagaaatatttatttctccTGTTCTTCTTGTTTTATTAAGAGGATTGATAAAACTTCACTGAATATAAATGAGATTTTCCAAGCAACTGATTTCCCCCATTAATAGTAGAGTGATTTAAATTCAGGCTATTTAGTGAGTTTaaagttgagaaaaaaatctgaggaATAGTTTAAATTTAGCACAGTTTTTTTATGATAGCTAGATGCTGTTCATAACATATAATGTGTAGCCTCTTTGACTGCTATCTGCAGTCATTCCAAACACTCTATAACTGtcactgcagtgttaatttcgttagCAAAAACTATGGCGAAAAATGTTTGTAAACGACCTTTTTTCAAGGAGGAAGACAGGACGAGGACAGGCTAAAAATAGATTACtcatgataaaaactctgactaaaatgTCCGGGCCAGACTGAGGGACATTCAGATTATGTGATATTTCTCTGCTGTGTCTAACCTGCTGTCTGCCTAAACacccagaggagagagaggaggaggagcagcaaGCCTGGGTGTGTGACGCAGCGTGGCAGAGAGGAGCAGATAGGCAGATTAAACATGTAGCTCTGCTCTGTATTCTAGTGGttgtctttaaaagaaaataaactaaaatgcagccagcGAACCTTTAAATCATTGAaaaactccatcagctgtttaGTAGCATAAGCTTCTGTTGCTGCCGTACggtaatcctcctcagtcttggtCAGAGTtaatctggtaaaccactcatagacagtgtttgggaaagggcagagcctttgaaaaaaaaaaaactcagaaggtgattggatgaacgttctgtctgtcccatctttacgggccaatcagagcaacaaaacacgtgatgtagccgctaccaaaCTGCGCCTacaccgaggagtaaactccatatagaactgcataacgtgaaccatggcaactgtagacatgtcagtacatgacttttgtcgttttggaacgaaaacaactcactgctgttcttcgttctttaatgaagaaatgtcgtcaagtcctgataaaactgacgctttagcagaatccacactaatctctttcGCCATAATTGTTGCTGCCTGCTCATGTAACTACTCTgctgcacccaaaagtactgcccttcatcgctgattggtcctgtcacactctaaccgggccaaaatgGTTcatatgggagctttgcaagatggatttgccagtgagaaacccATGTTTCTCtgacctaaccttgcaaagcagatggatgcgcTTGTATCCATATACAAgcgcatccatctgctttgcaaggttaggtcaGAGtaatagtgattaaaaaaaactaaaaaacctTGTACTAGGTTccgttagttaaaaatattcatccaaAGTCGAAACCTGCGTTAAAATCAGCGATACAAATGCTAATGTGCAAGTCAAAGAAAGAGACATACGTcacattatgatgtgtttaaagaggCTCAGACTTTTGGCAATTCGAGAAGAATAAGTTTAACTTATgatgtgttcagagtcacatgaAGAAAgtggaattttagtttttagtgagaaatctgaataaatgtggtcctttaaaggagaaatgtttgtttaattagtaatataaaataaatataaagcaGCAGTTCAGTTAAAATCATATTGTCTAATTTTCCTTCCCTAAATGCACCAACATTCCTATTAATATTActaatattatcaataaagagTTTGATAATTAAGGCACATTAACAAGAGAaccattatgaataaaaatgttatcgTATGTATGTTAGTATTTTCATCAGGTTATTTCAGATTATTACATGTAGGCTATTGGTTGTAAAAAAtgagtgtttgatttttttacgATCTGGCAATTTTGttaagagagaaaatatgatgtgactaaaactaaagactaaaatgtgaggactttttgtcgacttaaactggactaaaatgttttcgGAGTTTTCATTCACTAAAAAAAGAAGGGTgaacaggactaaaatgtgactaaaactaaaactacttttattgaaagactaaaactacatcTAAATCTAAATGGGCGGCCTAAATTAACACTGTGTCACTGAAATGAAAGCACTTTGCAACATGCCTTATGAATCTGGCATATTCTCCCACAGAGCCTTATTGGTTGATAAATGACCTAACATCCAGCAAAATGTAAGTTTACTCTGTCTTTTGACACCAAAATTCAGGAAAGATATCCACAAAACTTCTCAAATCTCTCTGTTCAGCACATGATCTGATGGCCAGACggtctgtttattttctgtttgcacatagcataaaaaagaaaaaaaaatgttaatgttaatgttacaCAGCTAGGGCCATGCTGGTTTACAACTGGCCAGTAAGTCAAGGGAAAAAGGCTTGTTAAATGGAGTTACAGCCCCAACTAGTGGTGGGTGGCTACATTACAACTTAGACACAACATTTGACAGTCATTGTGGCCCttcactgataaaatatgaatataatCAGTTTAACCAACTAGTAATTCTGATGCAGGCTTGCATGAATGAATGTCTAATCATTTAGTTGAGTTCTCTTGCATATCTCTTAACCCAACAACCATCAGCTGGTTAGCTTAGCATGGCACAAAGAGTTGCATAGAAAAGAAACTGCTTGACAGGCTCTGTGTAaatttatcaaaattaaaaagtagTCACATCAGAAAGCTCAGTTTAGCCTGCTTTTAAGCTAAGCTAGCCAGCTAAAAATGTTAGCTTAACTTTTGTTTAACAACCCAAACACTAGTGGCATCAGTTTACCCAGCCGAATCTCAtccaaaaagggaaaacattgtttatagaaatgtttcttaAAAAGTTGTCATGAGCTCACGGTGTCTTGTTTCTCAGGCCCC
Above is a genomic segment from Cheilinus undulatus linkage group 19, ASM1832078v1, whole genome shotgun sequence containing:
- the LOC121527033 gene encoding collectin-12-like, giving the protein MKDDFADEEEVQSFGYKRFGIQEATQCTKCKNEWALKTSIALLYVLCTLLTIAVAVLGYKVVQKVDTVSEGIANYGGKIIAVETDLKKLDDQTGEKSENTTTEIQAFKNNIWSLQRQLSAVEERIHSDQVKLSQLQNIDSDIQSSQGSIQGLLDGNTATLHSVNSTLHSYGSIIEGLQEDTARLQRELQQQVKLQDQALLSISSLNFTQAQQRVLIAVLQHSVDDTSQAIQKMRNDFQSIEQTARQAQADADWLRSKVENLQVMASNVSALAKANNDSLDEVGSQLAFMTNQLQNTSSLADAHDQTLREILDQQRDFTNLTSTKFERLEVRLDETEQSIDRVTGNISFTTQLLGAINLNLNGLRTCSETVGHHSDILLSLNNSMTDARMDATTLRSQQEELAARLDKEVTNLSIVMEEMKLVDTKHSQLITNFTILQGPPGPRGPRGDKGPQGSPGQTGQKGEKGDKGAPGIRGPRGEQGTPGPPGLPGLKGLPGVPGSPGSKGSRGSGGRAGPPGTKGEPGAAGLPGRDGQPGPQGAQGPPGIRGAMGPPGEQGPRGLPGPVGPPGPTGPPGQPGIPIRVPQAPLGPVSLQDEAVAPTLWAPGCPPEWMNYRDKCYFFSKDLHSFDDAKATCDSTSASLVIINDVEEQKWLKKQTFGKGYFWIGLTDREEENAWRWLDGTEPVFTRWKPGQPDNWGHGHETGEDCAGLIHEGLWNDFFCEDLISYICEKDMETSRSPGS